Sequence from the Fusarium oxysporum Fo47 chromosome VI, complete sequence genome:
GCTACGATCTTGGCCTGGTAGGGCAAGGTACTTAATGGGTGCTCTCCCCCCTTCAATGCGACCTTATGGTCCCCTCATAGATTGAGCAATCGTCAAGCTtacttctctctttcttctctcgaTCCACTGAGCCGAATTGAGCACCTCTTCCCTTTGGAACGATTCTGATACCCTTCGTCCCAATGGCGACTCATACCATGAACGGGCCTGAGCCTGTTAACGATGTGTCTGTTCCAGACATCGAGAAGGCtcccaccaacaacaacatcatggTCGATGAGGATCTCAAGGACTTCTCcgatgatgagttcaagCAGCAGGGTGTCAAGAAAGCCGAGGCCATCACCAGCGTCTGGACCAAGAAGATGTTGATTGCCACATTTGTCTTGTAAGTGGTCAGCTTACCTGGCCATGACTATACTGACCCTGTATTCCCCAGTTTGTTCCTCGTCTCCTTCGTCGATAGTCTGCTCCAGAATGTGCAGAGTAACCTCATTCCATATGTCACTTCGGCCTTCGCTTCACACGGTCTTCTCGCTTCAACTGGTATCGTAGCCTCGATTCTAGGTGCCGTCTGGAACTTGACTcttgccaagatcattgaCATCTGGGGTCGAGTCTGGGGCTTCGGTGCCATGGTACTCCTGATTGTTGTCGGTATGATCATGAAGGCTACATGCAACAGCGTCGAGATGTATGCTGCTGCGCATACATTCTACTGGGTTGGCCATCTCGGTCTCATCTATGTCATTGACGTTGTCGTCGCTGACACCACGACTCTCCGCAACCGATTGATCATCATGGGTATCAACTACACGCCTACCATCAGTTCCACTTTCGCCGGTCCCAAGATTGCTGagctcttcttgaagaacgTTAACTTCCGATGGGCCTTTGGCTCATTCTGCATCATCCTGTTGGCGTTCTGCATTCCCGTCATGATTATCTTCATTATGAATGAgatgaaggccaagaagttTGGTCTTGCCCCCGAAAAGGTACACAACCGCACTATTTGGGAGTCTTTCAAGTATTACTTTGTGCAGTTCGATGGTGAGTTTAATCTTTGTCCGCTTTGAACGCTTAGTCTTTAACATTATTCTAGTTATTGGTCTTTTCCTGACCAGTGCCGGTTGGGCTCTACTCCTACTCCCTTTCAGCATCGCTGCTACTGCTCCCAACGGATGGGCCACTGGTTATATCATTGCCATGCCAatccttggtgttgttctcATTGCCAGCTTTGTCGTCTGGGAGAAGTTTTTCGCCCCTGTGCCTTACTTTCCCTTTCACCTACTTGCCGATCGCACCATTCTGGGTGCCTGTCTCATCTATGGTATTATGTTTGCCTCTATCTTCTGCTGGGATACCTATTACGGCTCTTACCTGCAGGTTGTTCACTTTGAGAGTGTCACTACTTCTGGTTACATCCTCAACTCGTTCTCCTTAATGGCTGCTTTCGTTGGACCCTTCGTTGGTATCGCCATTCGATACTTGGGGCGCTTCAAGTGGCCTTCTTTCGTCGGTGTGCCCTTCTTGGTTCTCGGTACCGCCCTTCTCATCCACTTCCGTCACCCTGAAACTGCCGTCAACTGGCTCGTCATGTGTCAGCTTTTCAACGGTATCTACAGTGGTATCTGGTCCTTGACTGCACGTATCGCAGTCATGTCTTCAGTCAAGCATCAGGATGTCGCCGTCGCTCTGGCTATCTGGGGTATGTTCGGTGGTATCGGCTCCTCCATCGGTGTGGCTATTGCTGGTGGCATCTGGACAAACATGCTCCCCACCGAGCTTGCCAAGCAGCTTCCCGAGTCTGCCAAGAACATGACTGCTACCATCTATGGTGACATCAATGTTCAGCTGTCTTACCCTGCTGGTAGCCCTGAGCGAGACGCTATTATTGCTGCTTATGACTTTGTGCAGAAAAAGATGATCTACGCTGGTTGCGCGTTCATCCCTCTTTGCGTCATCTGCCTCTTCATGTGGAGAAACATTgacatcaaggagaaggatgctCAAAGCAAGCAGGCCAAGGGCATGGTCTTCTAAGAAATCTATGAGACAGACTCACGAAAGTATCTCATGAAAACGGGGCAGGGGATCTTATAAGTCTCCGGGTAAAGATTAATGAATCGATATAATACAAAAGTTCCATTCGCTTTATAGACATCTCAGCTAGACTTCATTCAATACAAAGCAGTCGTCTCAGTGCTTTAATGAATACTCGGGCTTGCATCAATGTGATATCATGAATGATTCTGGAAACTGCATTAATCTTGATCTATAGTCTCTTCAAGGAGTTCCTTTACTTGGCGATGCCGTCAGTCCGATGTACAGGATAAGAGCATGTAAGATGGGTTTTATGGTTCCCAAGAGCACATTGAGCAATCAATCGTCAATTGGAGAGCGCCTCGTTCATTAAGAGTTCAGCTCCCTTTGGCGACGATCCTACTCGTTCTCGATTCTCGATTGTATTCGCTGACCATCGTGCTTTTCTTCTTATGGTTGGCATGGCCCTGATACCATGAAGCCGGGATTCAATACCATAGGCTTGCCATAAGATCAAAGATATATGATAAGTTTGTTAAGTGATCTAATAGTCATTAATCGCTCTACTTCCTTGTAGGAAGCGCATAA
This genomic interval carries:
- a CDS encoding major facilitator superfamily domain-containing protein — translated: MATHTMNGPEPVNDVSVPDIEKAPTNNNIMVDEDLKDFSDDEFKQQGVKKAEAITSVWTKKMLIATFVFLFLVSFVDSLLQNVQSNLIPYVTSAFASHGLLASTGIVASILGAVWNLTLAKIIDIWGRVWGFGAMVLLIVVGMIMKATCNSVEMYAAAHTFYWVGHLGLIYVIDVVVADTTTLRNRLIIMGINYTPTISSTFAGPKIAELFLKNVNFRWAFGSFCIILLAFCIPVMIIFIMNEMKAKKFGLAPEKVHNRTIWESFKYYFVQFDVIGLFLTSAGWALLLLPFSIAATAPNGWATGYIIAMPILGVVLIASFVVWEKFFAPVPYFPFHLLADRTILGACLIYGIMFASIFCWDTYYGSYLQVVHFESVTTSGYILNSFSLMAAFVGPFVGIAIRYLGRFKWPSFVGVPFLVLGTALLIHFRHPETAVNWLVMCQLFNGIYSGIWSLTARIAVMSSVKHQDVAVALAIWGMFGGIGSSIGVAIAGGIWTNMLPTELAKQLPESAKNMTATIYGDINVQLSYPAGSPERDAIIAAYDFVQKKMIYAGCAFIPLCVICLFMWRNIDIKEKDAQSKQAKGMVF